In the genome of Sebastes fasciatus isolate fSebFas1 chromosome 23, fSebFas1.pri, whole genome shotgun sequence, the window CTTCGTAACATTGCGGTTTCATCACCGCGGCAGACCCGCTTCACTAACATCCGctgccgtcgcatcataattacaGGACCCAGTATAAGTTCAGTCGGATTCTCTGAGTGCCACAGTCCTCTTTTCTTAAGtccttatgaattctccttcacatctttccttgacctcgtgACGTTTTCCGtggaggtcaaggaaaagtggttaggaaaagacattaggacatcattttttttgtcctttttgaCCGCAGCCTggaactcaaggatgaactgagcTGCTTTTTAAGACCACGGCTAACCTCACTGttatattaaatcacagctaGATGTTCAACACCATTAACTGAAGTAGGTAAGGCAGGTAAGAGGAAGTCTGTCAGAAAGGATCTGAAAATAGATTTTCCTTTTATGGCAACAGGTGTTCAGAGCTGTGTCTGACTGTACTGGGTCACATTTTATAAGCATCTGGGAATGCCATTACGAATGatgaacacaggtgtaatttCTATCTAGCCTCAGATGTCTGTCCTCCGCTgcttaaataaatgtctgactgtcatgtttatttctgcttgCAGTTTTCTCAGATGATCAAGCTCTACCACTCCCTCGGCGCTGAGAAATTCCCCCTGAATGAACAAACCTTCTATCCCAACCACACGCAGATGGTGAGTGCCTCACAGATGTTATTCTTTATCGACACAATACAGACGCACACAAGAACAAAATCCCCCATAGACATCCTGTGGCCCGTTTTTCATTAAAtctttattataaaaatataaaacacagaaattaaGTCAAACATTTCTATAACCCCTACAAggaaccccccctcccccacctcaacacacacacacttcaggaATCAGTGTTTACACACAGACTGTACACAGCTTCCttgattggattttttttttttttttttaaggatcaAACTTGACCAAGTGTTTCTGTGTTAAGCAGACAGTATATTTACACAAACATGAACCACAGAAATAGTGACACAGAAACGCCACAGCCGGAGAAAGAGCCTCATCAACACGTATAAAGATAGAGAGGACGTGTTtttgtacaaaataaaatctcTACAGGCGTAGATTTGTTTGCTTTACACAAAGTCTTTTCCCTCGAAGGTCGGTAATTATTAACTTTTCTTGTAACTtccttaaaaacaaaatgatagcTAATCATGACTCTCTGTACGCTGCAAGCCAAAGATTCATTATCAAGAGGAGGCTGAAGACTATTCAGAGTTTCAATTTTCTTGAAAGCTGAGTACAAGTGGTGCAACATTAAACACTGAAATCAAATAATTTTATTGTAATATATATCAGCCCAATATTGTCCTTTTTTTATCAATCTTCCTCCTCTGATATGATCTGACTTTAGCTTGAGTGTCTGGAGGTGGTTTAAAAGCTGTTTTCACATGAAGAAAACTGAGGGAAAACGccacattttttgtcattttggaaTGGAGATGaatgagttttaaaaaaaaaaaatgtttgactttatgggaaataagcttattcgctttcttgctgatGGACGCAAATTTCTATATCCTTCTCTCTCGTGTGTACGttaaatataaagctacagcGACAAGACGGTAGCTTAGTTTAGCAGCAAATAaacgtatttcccaaaaatgtcaaacttctCTTTTGAAAACAACCAACTTGGTCAAAGCCACAGTGCGTTAGCGACGTAATATTCTCTTGGTGTTAGTGATGAAGGGGGCTGTTACTCCCTTTGAAAACAAATCTGTGTCTGTTAATGGAATGGACTGAAGGTATGGCACTGGGggtataaaataagaaaaagaaggGAGCAGGTGAAGAAGAATGAATTTAGTGACAATATTGTTactttcatttatatatatatatatatatatatatatttatactgtatatatatataatgtccaTTTGAAATAGTTAAATACAAAAAGATTGAATATACACTTACAAAATATCTCAATATCTGAAACCTCTGCTTATACTTGACTTTCATTTGGATTGGTGAAGAGTACCAGTCTGGGGAACTACGATCAAACTAACCAACAAAAGTACCATAAGTACCATACCACTGGAGATACTGGTTCTTCATTCTGGACGGTTGCACAGGCTGTGATGGTTGTCACAATGTAGTTTTGACCagttattatattttttcctctttttttttatgcagatgataccacGTAGTTACTGTGTAATCcgataaacatataaataaatgcagtacaGAGGTTTCAGCTGAGTTGATAGTTCATTTCTGTAGCTTATGTTATAtacagcaaaaaataaaaatatcaccATCTCTGCAAGAGCTCTTCCCGGCGCTGGCACTgttaacacacttttttttttatttctttttttagcaTTTCTCTGATATTCGCCAGTGCTCAACAGAAAGGGCGTTGTTTGTGATATAACTGCAAAATGAGTTACATTGCAAACATTCAGGTAAGCAGAGATACTACCATCCATAAAAGACacatgttacagtaaaaaactGTGAACATAATCGATGTTTACTTCACTGTAAAACAATACCATTTTCAAACGTTTCTTTTGAGGCCGAAATAAGACGTATAACGCATCATACCTCACATTCGATCTGTATTGTTGATGCGTAGAACTGTGTGAGTTCTGCAGCTTTACATCTTAAATTTACATAGTGAATATTGGCAGTACTTTTTTCATTGATTGAAATACATCGGATACGTCACGACCTAGTAAAATGACCATAACACTAGGTTAGCAGTAGGCTAACCGCAGGTCGCTAATTAATACCAATGATACTTATTGATGCTTTTAATTGTCTACAAGTCGCTGTTTGTCTTGGAGAATAGTTCTTCAACTTTGTAGATCCAATAGAGTTTGTATAAGGTCTCACACTTCTTATTGGTCTTATAaatgtctgtctttgttttgtacACCACTGAACCCTGAAGAGACGGTTTGGTTTGATTCGTGGTTTGGGGAAAATGGTAGTTCAACAGGGCGatctgcacaacaacaaaaaaaaaggtattgtTTTCTATCAGAAGTGCTACGAAACAGGCACTGTAATGGATTCGTTCTTTTTGCCCCTTTTAAAGAGGCCGTCACCCAGGCCAGTGAGCTTAAAGAGTCCTGTAATACTCTAGAAGTGATCGGGATGGGACGGAGTCAAGGGAGGCGGCGGTGGATTTCGGGGGAAGGGTGCGTCGGGGGTTTCAGGGGTCGGTGGCGTTGATGGTGGTTTTGTCGCGTGAGGTCATGCCCCGGTACCAGCTGCAGTAGCCCTCCTTCTGCTGGATGCAGGCGTAGTGCCGGGACTGGTAGCCGGGATAGCCGAAGTGGGACAGCATGTCCGTCCATAGGCACTCGTTCTTTGAGGTCACGAAGCAGGGCAGGTAGTGGCAGGGCTTAATCTACAGAGAAGAGAAGCGAAACTAAAGATGTAGCCATGATGCAGGAAACAAAACTGGATACTAGCAACAACTAGTGTAGACTCACTGtgttcttttacttaagtagttATACCTCCCGTTTTACTGTAATATTATACCCTAATATATATAGAGTGGTGCAgcgatgatgtatttttgtaggctaaCCAGGAAGTAAGCTTCaacctgggttccctcgacaaaaagccaatgggatttttccattggattttggattattgcagaaaatgagctctgtggcagacacacgtttatgatacttacaggtTTTGCTCTGTAagccacaaatgaacaccacttttctgAGTTTTGAAGCAGAAATTCAGCCATAAAGGCGGACAAGTCACCATGATGATGACGTTTGTGGCCTCATTTAGTCACTTGTTAGCACTTGTAagagcttcaaaattcatgaatgggatatttactgacggattttatatcgtagaacaaaaacgttaaaatctcttaagcttaagaccttatttcaggcatctaaccaaaatcccattaaaaaaaaaccattgacttccagacgagggaaccggactGCTAAAATgataactcatttccgggttttaggactcattcctgcaccacacCCTTCCTttgctcttgtttttttcttttcttgtctctcatacttaaaaaaaaagctaggTTAACTTTGAAAGAATAGTTTGCCACTTTATGAAATaggtttatttgttttcttatcgagagttagataagaagattgacaccactttcatgtttttacatgtttttaaatatgaagctagctAGCCTGCAGGCAATTAACTTAGCACCTCTTAATCACTAATTAACAAgttgtatcttgtttgtttgacattttaattaattagtgAGCTGGCTGTCTTTTTAAAAGCTGGACAGAGCCCAGCTAgctgagtggtatcaatctatTCACCTAAATCTTgccaagaaagcaaataagtatgCTTCCCCAAAATGAAGGACATTCATATTGAGCTTATTTACTTGTTGAAACTAACCGTAACTGGTAGTAACATGCAACGTCAACAACAGTGAGTCTACAGTCTAGAAGTCTATGCAAAGGCCAAAGTAGAATTAGCTTAATGAGCCATTAACATGTGAAACATATCAAAACTGTACAAGCTTGGAAGAAAAGGAAGTGAGTATATGATTTGGTTGAAATATAAAAGCGTGAACATGCACAAACATTTAGAATGTGGAACATCTCATCATTGCTCTACTGATTTTCAGCTTTTGCTTTCAGTCATTTTCTGCAGCAGATTAATAGATGAGGTGTAAAAAAAGGCAGCTTTTTAAACAACTTAAGTGCAAAACCAATAAGCCTGGCATTCGTATGCTTTGTGCTGTGGAATGTTAAATGAATGTCAGCCATCATCCTGAAGCAGTGATGTTTTTTGTAAGTTCGTAACGATTCAGTTTGTCTCTTTCGTGCGTCACACCTCCAGGTGCTCGCACAAAAAAAGCAGCTTCACGGATGAATATACAGCGTGAATTGACAGGAAGATTCACATAGCTACTCAGAGAGGTGATGAATGGAAACATGGTGTTTAGTGTCATCAGCTGCATGGAGCTGCGCTTATATCTGGATCTGAATGAGCCAGCAAATTTCAATTAGCAAGTGAGGGGGCACACTTCTCCATTTCGGGTGTTTTTGTTATTCAAGCCTGGAGAGTGTGTCCTCCACGGTTCGGGGATGTTCGACATACAACTTCCTGGTTTGagtagttttaatgatgtgTGGGGAATGATTTTCTAACCGGTACGCCACGCTTCCTGCTCTCCGAGCGCAGTAAATCATCATTTGTGAAGGAATGCGGAGGCCGGCGGAGTGCGTTTTTAATAAGTGTGATGATGTTTACGCCTGCCTGTGCTTACCGACTCTCAGACTGAAGTCTCGGTTGATCGATGGCCTTCTCCGAATGCCTCTGGGCTGCTGCCATGTACGCACTGAACACAGTTTACAGGCGCTGGGAACAAATAGGTCTCTCTGCTAATCCACTTATACTGATAGGGCCCGATGGTGTTAGCAGATGTCCGGGACAGTGCTGTACAGTAGGACGTTTTTACGAGGCGGGTCAACAGCTGCACAGCGGCAGGCTACATGTTTGAGTCGCGTAAAAACTTGGAATGAAAACTGGGGGCTGATTCCAGAGATGTTATTTAATAACTCCCAGTGATAGTGGATAAACTTGTTTTCTCCTTATTCCTGTTTCCGCTTAACATCCATGATGAATATTAGTGGAAATTAGGCTCATAATTCAGtctcaataacaataacaacagtcATGTAACAGTGAAGGTCGTTTTTAAGCATACGTAAATGATTTTTTGCAATAGAAGTGGAACAGTAGGATAATGAGCCTGAATTGGTTTGACCCTTTGCATACAAAGGTACGTCTGTTTGAAGTATTTCCTTCCACCTGTAATCATTAATAAGCACTCTAGTGGACTTTAAAGAAGCGGTCAACCTGTTGCAGCAGTTtagtttaaaggggaacaccacctaaattaagaactCCAGTATGATATTTCCTTGGCCTCATAAAATTCaatcaatatgtgtgaacataagctgctctctctcaaagccagaaaccagagaagtaagtctcaaacttgtgatgtcatggagctgctccatagacaatgaatgggagactgattttgtggaaacagaatgtttgttttctttttttatactcaaatgagctttattctatagACCCTTTTTGTGTCGACGTCATGATTATGTAaaggtgttagctggaggcaaaacaaaggaaagactagAGCCGAACACTTGGCAGTgtgctaaagttacacatcgaaaatgtcatcttgctgtgttgttcgGTGTAAGAATCGAGATATCACGTACATTTGCGATGACAAATTGCGATTttaggctctagcgagctacaatatcgttTCAAAGATGCCGATATCGTACGACTcagaattattctgcctccacttccacactttatacccgatgacatcacaagttttttAGTTTTAGAGTTTTAGCACTCAGGTTTTTGGggtttgggagagagttgttcatgtttactaatattttttggaccgTCTTAGAGCACAGGAattaacatgtatgaattttgaaaatcggcgttgttcccctttaagttgtAAAATAGAGGAACAGTGAGCTCTAGCTCCTCTTTCTCTTGTTCTtcctcctgcctcctcttcCCTCATCTTTCTTGTCCTTGCTGGGCAGAGGTCGCTGGTTTCCACTCACCCTGCAGTTGCAGCCCAGCTGGTAGCGATGGTTGATGCCTTTCTTCTGGGCCAACGAGAGGCGCTCCCACCGCTCGTTGAAGTTGCACAGCCCCGTGTAGACCTTGCCATCGTACACCCGTcctgaggaagaaaaagaaTGGAGGGAATTGGTTTAGCATGTTGAGACATAAGTCGAATCTATAAGTTTGGtttgcttttgaaaaaaaagtgccaCTTGGAAACTTGGCAGCACACAAGTGTAGGTCATGCCAATCGATagtagttgagatatttcagtttggaccaaagtggtTGACCGATCGACAGACATTGCCAACACAGCGTAGATGATGGCATCAACCAGATttcgggttggcctacaaaaaaatccctgcagcactctataactTTACTAATCTCAGTCTCATTGGCACTTTATCAGAGTTGGCATCGTATCGCTGGTATCTCATTTTGTCATTTGTCTAATTTCCTAATCCTCCACATGTAACATAGGATAATGTAAACATACCGCTCAAGCAATCCAACTTGTTTATCTATGGTAAGACAATCTCACACAGTAAGCCCATATTAAACCAACACCCCTATTTCTGAATATCAAAAGGTCAGCAGACGTCTATTTTTAGCCGCCGGACCGTTCGCAGCTTACAGACCCCTGAGACAGGTGCACCGCGGCGGGACTGCGGCCTGCGAGCGCTCAGGGAACATCATGATTTGTCACCATATGTCTCCTTCACCGTGTTGTCACCACGCGGGAATTTGACAGCTCACAAATATGTGTTTCTTCGAAccgcctcccccccccccccacttccCTGCACCTCCCGCTCCGCCTGCATCCACCGCACTTACTGGGATTACTGGAGTCACTCGCAGGCTTATTACATGGTGTTGAATGTATGACATGCTTCTCAAATACTAATCAGGGCCGGAGCACTCGAGGCTCGATCAAAGGAGAGCCAAGCAGCTCCTCTCACAGAGGCCCCGGTGCCTTTAAATTGCCCGTAATGCAGTCATGATCATAATGCAGGAACTTATTATAGATGCCTTGAGAGCAGCGAAAGACGTCAGTGATGTCACTCGCACTCCTCGGACTGGGTAAACATAGCCGTCGCTGCCTGGCAACGCCGGCTCGTTCGCTTGCACTGTGGGGTGcagttacagtatttacagGTCGGGACTTAGCGACAGTTATATACGCCAAGCACCGCAGGGTCCAAAGTAAACTGCACCTCTGTTGGAAATAGCAACTCATAAAAAAGCTTGCACTGGAAAACGCCAGtcgcttcctgctagctgttaATTACAagttgtgagagagagagaaaactgcTTTCTGGCCTGAGAGGTTGAGGGAAATGAgtgcaacatgtttttttagaaAGGGCCCCTGCTTTGCCTGCTTGCACAGTGGCAGGGTGGTAGGGTATAAATAGTGGGAAAGTTTGTGTCACAGGACAAATGAAGATGTCCTTGGGGAGGGGTGACAAACTCGTAATGCTGCAGGCAAAGACTCTGAAAGGCAGCAATCTGACTGGAATGTTTACAGCATCTGTTTTGAGAGTTGTGTCGTGTCACAAACTGGGTGCCAAATGTTTAATTTGAATTGAAGCAAATATTTGAAATACCAGATATAATAAACCAATtttctgtatttaaaaaaagaaattcaaatATTCCAATCCCAAAGGCACCTCATTAGTAACTATTTCATCTTTCATAAATACTGCAGAAGCGTACAGGGACAGTGACGTTTCTTTATTGTATACAGGAACATATGCAAGTATTTAGTATAGGGCtgctttttatctgtttaaaatttattttaaagggagatttcagaggtatttaaaactcttatcaacatttatgcaaatgtatgtatatatttattattggaaatgaattaccgacataaaacaatgacaaatattgtccagaaaccctcacaggtactgcattgagcataaatgacaaataaaaactgGTCTCCTGGTATAACtttgaacggtgtatgagaacagcctgaaaccCTCCTTGCCAACGTTGAcctttgataaaaaataatgtcaGCCCGTGAGCTTACCTGTGATCAGGTACTGGTACTTGTTGATGTCAAACTTCACACCGCACAAACTCTCCGAGGCGTCCGTGTAAATGTGCTGCACGTGCTGGACTTTTTCGAATCCTTTGTACATCTGCAAGACACGAGAAACCCAAAAATTGGGGGTTAAAACCAAACTCAAAAGTGCAATGTGGTACCCTTCACCCTGGGCGACTCCACCTCTCCACATAAATAATCAGGAATGAAAACAGTACGCCGGCTTTATCAGATGACATTCCTAAAGGAATGCCTCTCGGGAGAAGGAGTATTAGGCTCTGCCCTTAACTAAATCATAGATAACATGATTACGTTGTGTAATGTGCTTTCGACTTTGATGCCGTTTTGGCAAGGACATCGATAAACCGTGGACCTCGGCTCCTTCTATTCATCCTGGGTATGCAGAGCCAACAGTCAGTGTTTGTCCTGAGAACGGTTGTGTTTTCTTCAGTACAATTTATTTGTCTGGGAACAACAGGAAATCCCTGTTTAGACGCGTCGCTCCCAGAAAAGCAGAACAAACTGTTACTTAAGCCTGAAACTGCGGAGGTTTGGGAAAGCCAAAGGCATTTGTCTCAGAGGATTTGTTGAAATTTGGATGGAATCGCATTCTATTATAGCCCCACAAGGAAAACCACTGTTTGCAGTATAAAACCAGCAGGctgtaatacaaataaataacccgAGAGGTGCAAAGGTCGCATTTAATTCCTGAGGATAATCCTTACAGTGATGATTGGTGCGCTTCACTAACAAGAGGCCACTTAATGCTTTTGTACAAACTGGGATTGTACTGATGCAGTGCATGACTCTGTTGAAATGTTTACACTCGGAGCGAGGAGTTTGGTTGAGCTGTAATGCCTGTAAGCCCGCTAATCCTCCGGCCTGGCTCCTGTCTGAGCAGCAGGCCGATGTCAGCATCTGTCAGAAATATTCAGCAGTTATGTAACAATATAGAGGAAGTGAAGAGCGGGGCTTTCAGGCTAAGTATCCCGAACTGCTTTTCAGCTATCA includes:
- the LOC141762194 gene encoding metalloproteinase inhibitor 3, with the translated sequence MQSVYQQLISLLFIFSSLQLHQLTEGCSCALTHPQDAFCNSDIVIRAKVVGKKLLRDGPFGTMRYTVKQMKMYKGFEKVQHVQHIYTDASESLCGVKFDINKYQYLITGRVYDGKVYTGLCNFNERWERLSLAQKKGINHRYQLGCNCRIKPCHYLPCFVTSKNECLWTDMLSHFGYPGYQSRHYACIQQKEGYCSWYRGMTSRDKTTINATDP